GATCACGCCCGCGACGATGACCGCGATCGAGCCGATCAGGTCGCCGAAGACCTCCAGGTAGGCGCCGCGCAGGTTCAGACTCTCACCCCGCGCCCGCACGAGCAGCAGCAGTGAGACCAGGTTCGCCGCGCCGCCGACGACGGCGGCGATGAGCATGGGGGTGGTCTGGATCTCCGGCGCGCTTCCCCAGCGCAGGAAGGCCTCCCGGATCACCAGCACCCCGACGGCGCACAGCACCATCGCATTGACCATCGCCGCGAGCACCTCCGCCCGCTGCCATCCGAACGTCCGCGCAGGGGTGGCGGGCCGTGCCGCCAGGTGGGCCGCGACGAGCGCGATCCCCACCCCGGCGGAATCGGTGAGCATGTGCCCTGCGTCGGCGAGCAGGGCGAGCGACCCCGAGACCCAGGCCCCGGCCGCCTGGGCGAGCATGGCGGTCAGGGTGATCGCGAGCACCAGCTGCAGGCGCCGCCGGTTCGCGCGGGTCGCGGTCACGCGGTGATCGTGGCTGCGGTGGCCCTCACCGGGCCGGTCTGCCGATGTCACGCGGTCCTCCCACACGGGGTCGATGGCTTGCCCATCATACGGCCCGGGGGTATGGTTTCGATACCCCCTAGAGGTATGGAAGCGGAGCGGTGATGAGCATGACGGACCAGACGCGCAGTGATCTCCAGCGCACCGAGCTGGAGATCGGCGGGATGACCTGCGCCTCCTGCGCGGCCCGGGTGGAGAAGCGCCTCAACAGGCTTGAGGGAGCCACTGCCAGCGTCAACTACGCCACCGAGAAGGCCCGCATCTTCGCGCCGCCGACCCTGAGCGTGCCGGAACTGATCGCCGCGGTCGAGCAGGCCGGTTACAGCGCCCAGGAGCTGCGCCCAGCCGGCAGCCGGCCAGAGAGTGCGGCGCCCGCTTCGGCTGTGCCCGAGTCGCCCGAGGACGCCCGCGACCCCTCAGCAGCCCACGGTCTCGCCGCGATGCGCCAGCGGCTGGTCGTCAGTGCCCTGCTCTCGGCGCCAGTGATCGTGCTGGCGATGGTGCCGGCCCTGCAGTTCACCTTCTGGCAGTGGCTTTCCCTCACCCTGGCAGCGCCGGTGGTGGTGTGGGGCGCGGCTCCCTTCCACCGCGCCGCCTGGACCAACCTCAGGCACGGCGCGGCCACCATGGACACCCTCATCTCCATGGGGACGATCGCGGCGTTCACCTGGTCGCTGTGGGCGCTCTTCCTCGGCAGCGCCGGAAGGCCCGGCATGAGCCACCCGTTCTCCCTCACCCTGGGTTCGGCGGACCCCTCCGGTGCCCTCTACCTCGAGGTCGCCGCCGGCGTCACCACGTTCATCCTCGCCGGCCGGTACTTCGAGCTGCGGGCCCGGCGCAACGCCGGCGCCGCGCTGCGCGCCCTGCTCGACCTCGGGGCCAAGGACGTCACGATCCTGCACGGCGGACAGGAGATCCGCCGCCCCGTCTCCGAGCTGGCTGTGGGCGAGGAGTTCGTGCTGCGCCCCGGCGAGACCGTCGCCACCGACGGTGAGGTGATCGAGGGGCGCTCCGCCGTCGACGTCTCGATGCTCACCGGCGAGCCGGTGCCGGCCGAGGTCGAGGTGGGGGACGCCGTCGTCGGGGGTGCGGTGAACGTCGGCGGACGGCTGGTGGTGCGCGCCACCCGCGTCGGGGCCGACACCCAGCTGGCCAGGATCGCCGCACTGGTGGAGGAGGCGCAGAACGGCAAGGCGGCCGCACAGCGGCTCGCCGACCGTATCTCGGCGGTCTTCGTCCCGATCGTCATCCTCCTCGCGCTGGCCACGCTGATCGCGTGGTGGGCGCTCACCGGCGAACCGGCGAGTGCGTTCACCGCGGCCGTCGCCGTGCTGATCATCGCCTGCCCGTGCGCGCTCGGCCTGGCCACCCCGACGGCGCTGCTCGTCGGCACCGGACGGGGCGCCCAGCTCGGCATCCTCATCCGCGGGCCCGAGGTGC
Above is a window of Ruania suaedae DNA encoding:
- a CDS encoding heavy metal translocating P-type ATPase; translated protein: MTDQTRSDLQRTELEIGGMTCASCAARVEKRLNRLEGATASVNYATEKARIFAPPTLSVPELIAAVEQAGYSAQELRPAGSRPESAAPASAVPESPEDARDPSAAHGLAAMRQRLVVSALLSAPVIVLAMVPALQFTFWQWLSLTLAAPVVVWGAAPFHRAAWTNLRHGAATMDTLISMGTIAAFTWSLWALFLGSAGRPGMSHPFSLTLGSADPSGALYLEVAAGVTTFILAGRYFELRARRNAGAALRALLDLGAKDVTILHGGQEIRRPVSELAVGEEFVLRPGETVATDGEVIEGRSAVDVSMLTGEPVPAEVEVGDAVVGGAVNVGGRLVVRATRVGADTQLARIAALVEEAQNGKAAAQRLADRISAVFVPIVILLALATLIAWWALTGEPASAFTAAVAVLIIACPCALGLATPTALLVGTGRGAQLGILIRGPEVLESTRAVDTVVLDKTGTVTTGAMSVRAVHPLHGTDEAELLRLAGAVEHASEHPIGAAVARAARERLDVLPAVTGFENLAGRGVRGSVEGVPVLVGRPDVLREQGWDVTGLEDLLAACQGGTVIAVGAEGRLLGAIEVGDTVKATSAEAVRMLRALGLTPVLLTGDSRRAAEQVAREVGIEEVIAEVLPAEKVAHVRRLQESGRVVAMVGDGVNDAAALAAADLGLAMGTGTDAAIEASDLTLVRGDLRAAADAVRLSRRTLGTIKGNLFWAFAYNVAAIPVAALGLLNPMIAGAAMALSSVFVVTNSLRLRRFRSALR
- a CDS encoding cation diffusion facilitator family transporter; its protein translation is MTATRANRRRLQLVLAITLTAMLAQAAGAWVSGSLALLADAGHMLTDSAGVGIALVAAHLAARPATPARTFGWQRAEVLAAMVNAMVLCAVGVLVIREAFLRWGSAPEIQTTPMLIAAVVGGAANLVSLLLLVRARGESLNLRGAYLEVFGDLIGSIAVIVAGVIIMTTGWARADALASFAIGLLILPRALSLLKDVADVLLESTPRGIDLDRVREHITSVEEVVDVHDLHAWTITSGVPVLSAHVVVAAGGDLDRELECRVLDGLAECLEGHFDVGHCTFQIEPVGHLRHEAAVHD